One segment of Eschrichtius robustus isolate mEscRob2 chromosome 3, mEscRob2.pri, whole genome shotgun sequence DNA contains the following:
- the VPS72 gene encoding vacuolar protein sorting-associated protein 72 homolog isoform X1, whose protein sequence is MSLAGGRAPRKTAGNRLSGLLEAEEEDEFYQTTYGGFTEESGDDEYQGDQSDTEDEVDSDFDIDEGDEPSSDGEAEEPRRKRRVVTKAYKEPLKSLRPRKVSTPAGSSQKTREEKALLPLELQDDGSDSRKSMRQSTAEHTRQTFLRVQERQGQSRRRKGPHCERPLTQEELLREAKITEELNLRSLETYERLEADKKKQVHKKRKCPGPIITYHSVTVPLVGEPGPKEENVDVEGLDPAPTASALTPRAGTGPVIPPARCSRTFITFSDDATFEEWFPQGRPPKVPVREVCPVTHRPALYRDPVTDIPYATARAFKIIREAYKKYITAHGLPPTASALGPGPPPPEPLPGSGPRALRQKIVIK, encoded by the exons ATGAGCTTGGCTGGGGGTCGGGCCCCCCGGAAGACCGCGGGGAACCGGCTTTCTGGGCTCctggaggcagaggaggaagatGAGTTCTACCAGACGACTTATGGGGGTTTCACAGAG GAATCAGGAGATGATGAGTATCAAGGGGACCAGTCAGACACAGAGGATGAGGTGGACTCTGACTTTGACATCGACGAAGGGGATGAACCATCCAGTGATGGAGAAGCAGAAGAGCCGAGAAGGAAGCGCCGAGTAGTCACCAAAGCATATAAG GAGCCTCTGAAGAGCTTGAGGCCTCGAAAGGTCAGCACCCCAGCTGGTAGCTCTCAGAAGACCCGGGAAGAGAAGGCATTGCTTCCACTAGAACTACAGGATGATGGCTCTGACA GTCGGAAGTCCATGCGGCAATCTACAGCTGAGCACACACGACAAACATTCCTTCGGGTACAAGAGAGGCAAGGCCAGTCACGGCGGCGAAAGGGGCCCCACTGTGAGCGGCCACTGACCCAGGAGGAGCTGCTCAGGGAGGCCAAGATCACAGAGGAGCTCAACTTACGTTCACTGG AGACATATGAGCGGCTCGAGGCTGACAAAAAGAAGCAGGTCCACAAGAAGCGGAAGTGCCCTGGGCCCATAATCACCTACCATTCAGTGACAGTGCCACTAGTTGGGGAGCCAGGCCCTAAAGAAGAGAATGTCGACGTAGAAGG ACTTGATCCTGCTCCCACAGCTTCTGCATTGACACCCCGTGCTGGGACTGGACCCGTCATCCCTCCTGCTCGCTGCTCACGTACCTTCATCACTTTTAGTGATGATGCGACGTTTGAGGAATGGTTTCCCCAAGGGCGGCCTCCAAAGGTCCCTGTTCGGGAGGTCTGCCCAGTGACCCATCGCCCAGCCCTGTACCGGGACCCTGTTACAGACATACCCTACGCCACTGCTCGAGCCTTCAAGATCATCCGTGAGGCCTACAAGAAGTACATCACTGCCCACGGACTGCCGCCCACTGCTTcagccctgggccctggcccACCACCTCCTGAGCCCCTTCCTGGCTCTGGGCCCCGAGCCTTGCGCCAGAAAATTGTCATCAAATGA
- the VPS72 gene encoding vacuolar protein sorting-associated protein 72 homolog isoform X2, with protein sequence MSLAGGRAPRKTAGNRLSGLLEAEEEDEFYQTTYGGFTEESGDDEYQGDQSDTEDEVDSDFDIDEGDEPSSDGEAEEPRRKRRVVTKAYKEPLKSLRPRKVSTPAGSSQKTREEKALLPLELQDDGSDSRKSMRQSTAEHTRQTFLRVQERQGQSRRRKGPHCERPLTQEELLREAKITEELNLRSLETYERLEADKKKQVHKKRKCPGPIITYHSVTVPLVGEPGPKEENVDVEGFCIDTPCWDWTRHPSCSLLTYLHHF encoded by the exons ATGAGCTTGGCTGGGGGTCGGGCCCCCCGGAAGACCGCGGGGAACCGGCTTTCTGGGCTCctggaggcagaggaggaagatGAGTTCTACCAGACGACTTATGGGGGTTTCACAGAG GAATCAGGAGATGATGAGTATCAAGGGGACCAGTCAGACACAGAGGATGAGGTGGACTCTGACTTTGACATCGACGAAGGGGATGAACCATCCAGTGATGGAGAAGCAGAAGAGCCGAGAAGGAAGCGCCGAGTAGTCACCAAAGCATATAAG GAGCCTCTGAAGAGCTTGAGGCCTCGAAAGGTCAGCACCCCAGCTGGTAGCTCTCAGAAGACCCGGGAAGAGAAGGCATTGCTTCCACTAGAACTACAGGATGATGGCTCTGACA GTCGGAAGTCCATGCGGCAATCTACAGCTGAGCACACACGACAAACATTCCTTCGGGTACAAGAGAGGCAAGGCCAGTCACGGCGGCGAAAGGGGCCCCACTGTGAGCGGCCACTGACCCAGGAGGAGCTGCTCAGGGAGGCCAAGATCACAGAGGAGCTCAACTTACGTTCACTGG AGACATATGAGCGGCTCGAGGCTGACAAAAAGAAGCAGGTCCACAAGAAGCGGAAGTGCCCTGGGCCCATAATCACCTACCATTCAGTGACAGTGCCACTAGTTGGGGAGCCAGGCCCTAAAGAAGAGAATGTCGACGTAGAAGG CTTCTGCATTGACACCCCGTGCTGGGACTGGACCCGTCATCCCTCCTGCTCGCTGCTCACGTACCTTCATCACTTTTAG